In a genomic window of Chryseobacterium sp. G0162:
- a CDS encoding catalase produces the protein MDSKKLTLSNGAPYFEHQDSQTVGPRGPVLLQDFVLQENLAHFVRERIPERIVHAKGSGAYGTFTVTHDISQYTKAKLFSKVGNSCRMFARFSTVGGEKGSADTARDPRGFALKFYTEDGNWDLVGNNTPVFFIKDAKKFPDFIHTQKRVPKTNLKSATMMWDFWSLNPESLHQVLILMSDRGTPYGYRHMHGFGSHTFSMINDKNERVWVKFHFKTKQGVKNFTDGDAVKMAGENPDFAQEDLCNAIENGDFPKWTMYIQVMTEEQAKDFRWNPFDVTKVWFHDDFPLIEVGEMELNEVPVNYFAHVEQSTFSPSSLINGISFSPDKMLQGRLFSYPDAHRYRVGVNAHQLEVNRCPFAVNNYQRDGYMADSSQYQDKPNYYPNSFDDINPDVSYKNYEYELDSAHVANYNRNDNDSDHYTQPGLLYSKAMNAEDRNNLIQNIVGSMKGISGPKREEIINRQLCHFFRANIELGMKVASQLNINIDANMMNHSK, from the coding sequence ATGGATTCTAAAAAATTAACGTTAAGCAACGGCGCACCTTATTTTGAGCATCAGGATTCCCAGACGGTAGGACCAAGAGGCCCGGTATTGCTGCAAGACTTTGTCCTTCAGGAAAATCTTGCACATTTCGTTAGGGAAAGGATTCCTGAAAGAATTGTACACGCCAAAGGAAGCGGAGCGTATGGAACTTTTACCGTAACGCATGACATCAGCCAGTATACTAAGGCTAAATTATTTTCAAAAGTAGGAAACTCCTGCAGAATGTTTGCCCGTTTTTCTACCGTTGGTGGTGAAAAAGGAAGCGCAGATACAGCAAGGGACCCAAGAGGATTTGCGCTGAAGTTTTATACGGAAGATGGAAACTGGGATCTGGTAGGAAATAACACACCAGTATTCTTTATTAAGGATGCCAAAAAATTCCCGGATTTTATTCATACCCAAAAAAGGGTTCCAAAAACCAATTTAAAAAGCGCCACAATGATGTGGGATTTCTGGAGTTTAAACCCGGAATCACTTCATCAGGTTCTTATACTTATGTCAGACAGAGGAACTCCTTATGGCTATAGACATATGCATGGCTTCGGATCTCATACTTTCTCCATGATTAATGATAAAAATGAAAGAGTATGGGTAAAATTCCACTTCAAAACAAAACAAGGGGTGAAAAACTTCACCGATGGGGATGCAGTGAAAATGGCAGGAGAAAACCCGGACTTTGCACAGGAAGATCTTTGCAATGCTATCGAAAATGGAGATTTTCCGAAATGGACCATGTACATCCAGGTGATGACTGAGGAACAGGCAAAAGATTTCAGATGGAATCCTTTTGATGTGACAAAGGTTTGGTTCCATGATGACTTCCCTTTGATTGAAGTAGGAGAAATGGAATTGAATGAAGTTCCTGTCAACTATTTTGCTCATGTTGAACAATCTACATTCTCACCAAGCAGTCTGATCAACGGAATTAGTTTTTCTCCGGACAAAATGCTTCAGGGAAGATTATTCTCTTACCCAGACGCCCACCGATACAGAGTAGGTGTAAATGCTCATCAATTAGAAGTAAACAGATGTCCTTTTGCTGTCAATAATTATCAGAGAGATGGTTATATGGCAGATTCCAGCCAGTATCAGGATAAACCGAATTATTATCCCAATAGTTTTGATGACATCAACCCCGATGTTTCTTACAAAAACTATGAATATGAATTAGATAGCGCTCATGTTGCCAACTACAACAGAAATGATAATGACAGCGATCATTATACGCAACCGGGGCTTCTTTATTCTAAAGCAATGAATGCAGAAGACAGGAATAATCTGATCCAAAATATCGTAGGCAGCATGAAGGGAATCAGTGGACCTAAAAGAGAGGAAATTATCAACAGACAATTATGTCACTTTTTCCGCGCCAACATTGAGCTTGGCATGAAAGTAGCTTCACAACTAAATATCAATATCGATGCAAATATGATGAATCACTCGAAATAA
- a CDS encoding LysR substrate-binding domain-containing protein, which yields MNIQQLEYLIAVDKYKHFGKAAQACFITQPTLSAMIQKFEDELDVKVFDRTTHPIRTTDVGLQIIDQAKVIIESVNELKNKANLLNNILGGTINLGIIPTVSSFILPTEIFKFLETNPKIQMNVKEMTTDNIIKALKAGELDAGIISTPYDTADEFYQDFLFNEELMIYSSNTEANKKNSYIIPEELNVEKVWLLEEGNCLRNQFENICHLKENTLKPKNLDFLASNIQTLVHMVDKVGGISILPELALSQLSEEQKKNVFRFKKPFPYREISIIYYKPTFKQKIIDELAHSIKNSLELKLNYHESPKEFVSIKPQ from the coding sequence ATGAACATTCAACAATTGGAGTATCTTATCGCTGTGGATAAGTATAAACATTTTGGAAAAGCGGCTCAGGCGTGCTTCATTACCCAGCCTACCTTAAGTGCCATGATACAGAAATTTGAGGATGAATTGGATGTGAAGGTTTTCGACAGAACTACACACCCGATCCGTACTACAGATGTAGGTCTTCAGATCATCGATCAGGCGAAGGTGATTATAGAATCTGTCAATGAGCTGAAAAACAAAGCCAACCTGTTGAATAACATTTTAGGTGGAACCATTAACCTTGGAATTATTCCAACTGTTTCTTCGTTTATCTTGCCTACTGAGATTTTCAAATTCCTAGAGACGAATCCGAAGATCCAGATGAATGTAAAGGAAATGACAACGGATAATATTATTAAAGCTTTGAAAGCAGGAGAATTGGATGCTGGAATTATTTCTACGCCATACGATACCGCTGATGAGTTTTACCAGGATTTCTTATTCAATGAAGAGTTAATGATCTACAGTTCCAATACGGAAGCAAATAAAAAGAACTCTTACATTATTCCTGAAGAATTGAATGTAGAAAAAGTTTGGTTGCTTGAAGAAGGAAACTGTTTGAGAAATCAGTTCGAAAATATCTGCCATCTGAAAGAAAATACCCTGAAGCCTAAAAATTTAGATTTCTTAGCTTCCAATATTCAGACTTTGGTACACATGGTAGACAAAGTAGGAGGGATCAGTATTCTTCCGGAATTGGCGTTAAGTCAACTTTCTGAAGAGCAGAAAAAGAATGTTTTCAGATTCAAGAAGCCTTTCCCTTACAGAGAAATCAGTATTATTTACTATAAGCCAACCTTTAAGCAAAAGATCATTGATGAATTGGCGCACTCTATCAAAAATTCTTTGGAGCTTAAGTTGAATTACCACGAAAGTCCGAAAGAATTTGTAAGCATCAAGCCTCAGTAG
- the metK gene encoding methionine adenosyltransferase, whose amino-acid sequence MSYLFTSESVSEGHPDKIADQISDALIDHFLAYDKSSKVACETLVTTGQVVLAGEVKSDAYLDVQTIAREVINGIGYTKGEYMFNGDSCGVISAIHEQSPDINQGVDRAVNDESFEAKANAQGAGDQGMMFGYATNETANYMPLALDLAHTILKELSAIRRENKEIAYLRPDAKSQVTIEYSDDHKPIRIDSIVVSTQHDDFGTEEEMLNKIREDIKNILVPRVVAQQTEEIKALFNDQIKYHINPTGKFVIGGPHGDTGLTGRKIIVDTYGGKGAHGGGAFSGKDPSKVDRSAAYATRHIAKNLVAAGVADEVLVQVSYAIGVAEPCGLYINTYGTAKIDLHDGDIAKKVSTIFDLRPYAIEQNLKLRNPIYQETASYGHMGKEHYVADKTFNKGHKNELTLEGLEFFTWEKLDKVDEIKAAFGI is encoded by the coding sequence ATGTCTTATTTATTTACATCTGAATCAGTTTCAGAAGGACATCCGGATAAAATCGCCGACCAAATCTCAGATGCATTAATCGATCATTTCTTAGCATACGATAAAAGTTCAAAAGTAGCATGTGAAACTCTTGTAACAACAGGACAGGTAGTACTGGCAGGAGAAGTAAAATCTGATGCTTACCTTGATGTACAGACCATTGCCAGAGAAGTAATCAACGGAATTGGGTATACAAAAGGTGAATACATGTTCAATGGTGATTCTTGTGGAGTAATCTCTGCGATCCATGAGCAGTCTCCGGATATCAACCAGGGGGTTGACAGAGCCGTAAATGATGAGTCATTCGAAGCTAAGGCAAATGCTCAGGGTGCTGGTGATCAGGGAATGATGTTTGGGTACGCTACAAACGAGACGGCAAATTATATGCCTCTTGCTTTGGATTTAGCACACACAATCCTTAAAGAACTTTCTGCGATCAGAAGAGAAAATAAAGAGATTGCTTACTTACGTCCTGATGCAAAAAGCCAGGTAACCATTGAGTACTCTGACGATCATAAACCAATCAGAATTGATTCTATCGTAGTTTCTACTCAGCACGATGACTTCGGAACAGAAGAAGAAATGCTGAACAAAATCCGTGAAGATATCAAGAACATCCTTGTTCCTAGAGTGGTTGCTCAGCAGACTGAGGAAATCAAAGCTCTATTCAACGATCAGATCAAATATCACATTAACCCTACAGGTAAATTTGTAATCGGTGGTCCTCACGGAGATACAGGTCTTACAGGGAGAAAAATTATTGTAGATACTTACGGTGGTAAAGGAGCTCACGGTGGAGGTGCTTTCTCTGGAAAAGATCCTTCAAAAGTAGACAGAAGTGCTGCGTATGCAACGAGACATATTGCTAAAAACCTTGTAGCAGCTGGTGTTGCTGATGAAGTTTTGGTGCAGGTTTCTTATGCGATTGGAGTGGCTGAACCTTGTGGTTTATACATCAATACTTATGGAACGGCTAAAATTGATCTTCACGATGGAGATATCGCTAAAAAAGTGTCTACTATTTTCGATTTAAGACCTTACGCTATTGAGCAGAACTTAAAATTAAGAAACCCTATCTATCAGGAAACGGCTTCTTACGGACATATGGGTAAAGAGCATTATGTAGCTGACAAAACATTCAACAAAGGTCATAAGAATGAGCTTACGTTGGAGGGGCTTGAGTTCTTTACTTGGGAAAAACTAGACAAAGTTGACGAAATTAAAGCCGCTTTCGGAATTTAA
- a CDS encoding RNA polymerase sigma factor, translating into MKSKSDSLLISLYQKGDEGALSTLIHRHQRELFTFIFYKINDEDLANDIFQDTFMKIIVMLKEGRYNEEGKFILWAKRISHNLIIDHFRSKAKNIKVSETTFESDEYSIFDLIREPSENIEDQLVTNQIQEDLLRMLQFLPLNQQEVIKLRFFDGLSFKEIADHTDMSINTTLGRVRYALINLRKIMEENNIILTR; encoded by the coding sequence ATGAAATCAAAATCGGATAGTTTACTAATTTCGCTTTACCAGAAAGGTGACGAGGGCGCATTATCAACCCTTATTCATCGTCATCAGAGAGAACTGTTTACATTCATTTTTTACAAAATAAATGATGAAGATTTAGCCAATGATATTTTTCAGGATACATTCATGAAAATTATTGTGATGCTAAAAGAAGGACGTTACAACGAAGAGGGTAAATTTATCCTTTGGGCTAAAAGAATCTCTCACAACCTTATCATCGATCATTTCAGATCAAAAGCCAAAAACATTAAAGTTTCGGAGACTACTTTTGAGTCGGACGAATATTCTATTTTTGACCTGATCAGAGAGCCTTCTGAAAATATTGAAGATCAGCTGGTGACCAATCAGATCCAGGAAGACCTACTGAGGATGTTACAATTTCTTCCCTTAAATCAACAAGAAGTAATTAAATTGAGGTTTTTTGACGGATTGAGTTTTAAGGAAATTGCCGATCATACCGATATGAGTATTAATACCACATTAGGGAGAGTAAGATATGCGTTGATAAACCTGAGAAAAATCATGGAAGAAAATAACATAATATTAACCAGATAG
- a CDS encoding YjjG family noncanonical pyrimidine nucleotidase, which yields MKMQHVFFDLDNTLWDHRRNAYLAIKELFEKQEINSKYNIDFEEFHAVYHDINEELWEKIRDGIIGKEYLREHRFYDSFMHFGVDNKELSLYFEENFLDNIVSHNELVEGAEDVLEYLKSKNYKLHIISNGFQEVTERKCTLSGIAPYFETITSADAVGVRKPNPKIFEYSLGLSEAKKEESIMIGDDWIADALGGRDFGMEAIFFDVYKEDKKEAGLKAITHLQQIKEYL from the coding sequence ATGAAAATGCAGCACGTTTTTTTTGACCTGGACAATACGCTCTGGGATCATCGCAGAAATGCCTATCTGGCCATCAAAGAACTTTTCGAAAAACAGGAAATCAATTCGAAGTATAATATCGACTTTGAAGAGTTTCATGCTGTTTACCATGATATCAATGAAGAATTATGGGAGAAAATCAGAGATGGAATTATAGGCAAAGAGTATTTGAGAGAACACCGTTTTTATGACTCCTTCATGCATTTTGGAGTAGACAATAAGGAGCTTTCCCTTTATTTTGAGGAAAACTTCCTGGATAATATTGTAAGTCATAATGAACTGGTAGAAGGGGCAGAAGATGTCCTTGAATATCTGAAGTCTAAGAATTATAAACTCCATATTATTTCTAACGGCTTTCAGGAGGTAACAGAAAGAAAATGTACCCTTTCCGGAATTGCGCCTTATTTTGAAACCATTACCAGTGCAGATGCGGTGGGAGTAAGGAAACCGAATCCAAAGATTTTTGAATATTCCCTTGGGCTTTCTGAAGCTAAGAAGGAAGAGAGTATCATGATTGGTGATGACTGGATTGCTGATGCATTGGGAGGAAGAGATTTCGGAATGGAAGCGATCTTCTTTGATGTGTATAAAGAAGATAAAAAAGAAGCCGGATTAAAGGCTATTACCCATCTTCAACAGATTAAGGAATACTTATAA
- a CDS encoding PepSY-like domain-containing protein, translated as MKNVKKITGIFILIFLLIGGLVSAQDRAINPNQLPKTIKTFLAGHFKGIPVSSAIEDREIYGIDEYKVYLNNGMKAEFDSKGNWKEIDGKHQKIPYGFIPASIKNYSSRNFPNTYIVKIEKKRWSYKAELSNGLELEFDRNGNFKKIDD; from the coding sequence ATGAAAAATGTAAAGAAAATCACAGGGATATTTATTTTAATCTTCTTATTGATAGGAGGTTTGGTTTCAGCACAAGACAGAGCAATTAACCCTAATCAATTACCTAAGACTATCAAAACTTTTCTTGCGGGCCATTTTAAAGGAATTCCAGTTTCATCTGCTATTGAAGACAGAGAAATCTATGGGATTGACGAATATAAAGTGTATCTGAATAACGGAATGAAGGCAGAATTTGATAGTAAAGGAAACTGGAAGGAAATAGATGGTAAACATCAAAAAATACCTTACGGTTTTATTCCTGCCTCCATTAAAAACTACAGCAGCAGAAATTTCCCAAACACTTACATCGTTAAGATAGAAAAGAAGAGATGGTCTTATAAAGCGGAACTTTCCAACGGATTGGAGCTTGAATTTGACAGAAATGGGAATTTTAAAAAAATTGATGACTAA
- a CDS encoding PepSY-like domain-containing protein, with product MVNWSIIKSEGRKTSSAKIRKSIVSFMTKHHPCSVIDSIEKKYNAYKIHLMNGLCLIFDEDGRYVKMS from the coding sequence ATGGTAAACTGGAGCATCATAAAAAGTGAAGGAAGAAAAACGTCTTCCGCTAAGATTAGAAAGAGTATTGTGTCTTTTATGACTAAGCACCATCCGTGCAGTGTTATAGATTCTATTGAGAAAAAATATAATGCTTATAAAATTCACCTGATGAATGGCTTATGCCTTATTTTCGATGAAGATGGACGTTATGTGAAAATGAGTTAA
- a CDS encoding response regulator transcription factor: protein MKILIVEDEPDLRDTVQKFLEAEHFIVEQAENYSSGLEKIISYEYDCILLDIMLPDGNGIDLLREIKKMHKKDPVIILSAKDSVDDKVTGLEIGADDYLAKPFHLAELMARIRSVIRRKNQDGENVIRYKNISIDPENRDVKVGNEELILNRKEYDLLYYFVIHPEKTLQKTTLAEAIWGDYIDQADSLDFIYSQIKNLRKKLKTLNAEADFQAVYGIGYKFV from the coding sequence ATGAAGATTTTAATAGTAGAAGATGAACCGGACTTAAGGGATACTGTACAGAAGTTTCTGGAAGCAGAACATTTCATTGTAGAACAGGCTGAGAATTACAGTTCCGGGTTGGAAAAGATTATTTCCTATGAATATGATTGTATCCTTCTGGATATTATGCTGCCGGATGGAAATGGAATAGATTTGTTACGGGAAATCAAAAAAATGCACAAAAAAGACCCAGTGATCATTCTTTCTGCCAAGGATTCTGTGGATGATAAAGTGACAGGACTGGAAATAGGTGCCGATGATTATCTGGCAAAACCTTTTCATCTTGCAGAGCTGATGGCGAGAATCAGGTCTGTAATAAGGAGAAAAAATCAGGATGGTGAGAATGTCATCAGATATAAAAATATCAGTATTGATCCGGAAAACAGAGATGTTAAGGTAGGAAATGAAGAGTTGATACTTAACCGAAAAGAATATGACCTTTTGTATTACTTTGTCATTCATCCTGAAAAAACTTTGCAGAAAACCACTCTTGCAGAAGCGATCTGGGGAGATTATATCGATCAGGCAGACAGCCTTGATTTTATTTATTCACAAATTAAAAATCTCCGTAAAAAACTGAAAACGCTCAACGCTGAAGCCGATTTTCAAGCTGTATACGGGATAGGATATAAATTCGTCTGA
- a CDS encoding sensor histidine kinase, which yields MKVSLKYYTIKYLIMILLVIIAVWAGLFYAYILDEVHDNVDDGLKDRKIQIIKAVYLNPQLLKNNDFGFNEFKIMPITAGEYKNKSRLYNKMYYMEYDDKDQPYRVLEADFIDQYKNHQRLVIRTSTVEEDELIYDLTTALIVLYIFLVISIVAVNGYLLNKAMRPFYLILDKLKKYQFGIPFSQEEQNYSIKEFEELNVEINEMIERNELVFYQQKQFIENASHELQTPLAIVINKIDLLIQNENLDKKNLTFLTEVKNDLRRMVGLNKSLLMLSKIENSQFNAISDVDFNAMVNKLVQNYEDFIAFKNVKVNIIEKGVFKADFNQDLADILLSNLLKNAVKYNNEEGTLNIFIENNRIIFQNSGMQESLDKTRIFNRFYKQGSDHTSTGLGLSIIKTIIKQYPGWDISYEFEDTMHYFILMRNKK from the coding sequence ATGAAGGTTTCCTTAAAATATTACACGATAAAGTACCTTATTATGATCCTGCTGGTAATTATTGCCGTTTGGGCCGGATTATTCTATGCCTATATTCTGGATGAGGTACATGATAATGTAGATGATGGACTTAAGGATAGAAAAATACAGATTATCAAGGCTGTATATCTTAATCCACAGTTGTTGAAAAATAATGATTTTGGATTCAATGAATTTAAGATCATGCCGATTACTGCTGGAGAATATAAGAATAAAAGCAGGCTTTATAATAAGATGTATTATATGGAGTATGATGATAAAGACCAGCCTTACCGGGTATTGGAAGCGGATTTTATCGATCAGTATAAAAATCATCAAAGGCTTGTCATCAGAACTTCAACCGTTGAAGAAGATGAACTGATTTATGATCTTACAACGGCTTTAATTGTTCTCTATATTTTTTTGGTGATAAGTATTGTTGCAGTTAATGGTTATCTGTTGAATAAAGCAATGCGTCCTTTCTATTTGATTCTGGATAAACTGAAAAAATATCAGTTTGGAATTCCTTTTTCTCAGGAAGAGCAGAATTATTCAATCAAAGAATTTGAAGAGCTGAATGTGGAAATCAATGAGATGATCGAGCGTAATGAGCTTGTTTTCTATCAGCAGAAACAGTTTATTGAAAACGCTTCTCATGAGCTTCAAACGCCGCTTGCGATTGTTATTAATAAAATAGACCTTTTGATTCAGAATGAAAATCTGGATAAAAAGAACCTGACCTTTCTCACTGAAGTTAAAAATGATCTGAGAAGAATGGTAGGATTGAATAAATCTCTGTTAATGCTTTCCAAAATTGAGAACAGCCAGTTCAATGCAATATCAGACGTTGATTTTAATGCTATGGTTAATAAGCTTGTGCAGAATTATGAAGATTTTATTGCCTTTAAAAATGTAAAGGTTAATATTATTGAAAAAGGTGTATTTAAAGCCGATTTTAATCAGGATCTTGCAGATATTCTCCTGTCTAACCTTCTTAAAAATGCTGTTAAATACAATAATGAAGAGGGAACTTTAAATATTTTTATTGAGAACAACAGAATTATCTTTCAAAATAGCGGAATGCAGGAATCGCTAGATAAAACCAGAATTTTTAACCGCTTTTATAAACAGGGTTCAGATCATACCTCTACAGGTTTAGGATTATCTATTATCAAGACAATCATTAAACAGTATCCAGGTTGGGACATTTCTTACGAATTTGAAGATACTATGCATTACTTTATTCTTATGAGAAATAAAAAGTAA
- the trpS gene encoding tryptophan--tRNA ligase: protein MSRILTGIQATGTPHLGNLLGAIIPAIELSKQEGNESFLFIANLHTLTQIKDAQTLRQNTYEIAAAWLACGLDTEKTFFYRQSDIAETCELSWHLSCFFPYQRLTLAHSFKDKADRLQDVNAGLFTYPILMAADILLYDAEIVPVGKDQLQHLEIARDVASRFNNQMGEVFVLPQSELQEDTKYVPGTDGRKMSKSMGNIINIFLPEKELKKQVMSIESDSKSLEDPKDPETDKTFQIYELIATPEQTEELRAKYLAGNFGYGHAKKELLDLILVRFEKERETFNYYMNNLDELEAKLQQGAEKTKPIAMETLKRVRTSLGF, encoded by the coding sequence ATGTCAAGAATTCTTACCGGCATTCAAGCCACCGGAACACCCCATCTTGGAAATTTATTAGGGGCAATTATTCCTGCGATCGAACTTTCAAAGCAGGAGGGAAATGAATCATTTTTATTTATTGCGAATCTTCATACGCTGACTCAGATTAAAGATGCGCAAACTTTAAGACAAAATACCTACGAGATTGCTGCGGCTTGGCTTGCTTGTGGATTAGATACCGAAAAAACATTTTTCTACAGACAAAGTGATATCGCTGAAACCTGTGAACTATCTTGGCATTTATCATGTTTTTTCCCTTATCAAAGATTAACATTAGCGCATTCATTTAAGGATAAAGCTGACAGACTTCAGGATGTAAATGCGGGTCTCTTTACCTACCCTATTTTAATGGCTGCCGATATTTTACTATATGATGCAGAGATTGTTCCTGTAGGAAAAGATCAGCTTCAGCATTTGGAAATTGCAAGAGATGTAGCTTCAAGGTTTAATAACCAAATGGGCGAAGTTTTTGTACTTCCACAATCTGAACTTCAGGAAGACACTAAATATGTTCCTGGAACGGATGGCCGTAAAATGTCAAAATCCATGGGAAATATCATCAACATCTTCTTACCTGAAAAAGAACTGAAAAAGCAGGTAATGAGTATTGAATCTGATTCTAAGTCTTTAGAAGATCCTAAAGATCCTGAAACAGATAAAACATTCCAGATTTATGAACTAATCGCTACCCCTGAGCAAACTGAGGAATTAAGAGCAAAATATCTTGCAGGAAACTTCGGATACGGACACGCTAAAAAAGAGCTTTTAGATCTTATTTTGGTTCGTTTTGAAAAGGAGAGAGAAACGTTCAATTATTATATGAACAATCTTGATGAGCTGGAAGCGAAACTTCAGCAAGGAGCTGAAAAGACAAAGCCTATCGCTATGGAAACTCTTAAAAGAGTAAGAACAAGCTTAGGATTTTAA
- a CDS encoding vancomycin high temperature exclusion protein, whose translation MRKTIKNIFKFFLLLLVAGIIFIAWANYSIKKESAASVSYNIADVPTAKTALLLGTGKTLNNGMPNAYFYNRIKAATDLFKSGKIQYIIVSGDNSSKDYNEPEDMQIALVQQGIPQDKIILDHAGFRTLDSVVRAKDIFGQTKIIIISQKFHNERAVFLAQKNGIQAFGYNAEDVNKYAGLKTNLREYLAKAKVYWDLILGVQPKFGGEKILIP comes from the coding sequence ATGAGAAAAACAATCAAAAATATTTTTAAATTTTTCCTGCTTCTTCTGGTAGCAGGAATTATTTTTATTGCCTGGGCTAATTATAGCATTAAAAAGGAAAGTGCAGCTTCTGTATCTTACAATATCGCCGATGTACCAACCGCAAAAACCGCTTTACTCTTAGGAACAGGAAAAACCTTAAACAATGGAATGCCCAATGCTTATTTCTATAACAGAATTAAAGCAGCTACAGATCTTTTTAAAAGTGGAAAGATTCAATACATTATTGTAAGTGGTGACAACAGCAGCAAAGACTATAATGAACCGGAAGATATGCAAATTGCATTGGTTCAGCAGGGGATTCCACAGGATAAAATCATTTTAGACCATGCAGGATTTCGCACTTTGGATTCCGTAGTAAGAGCAAAGGATATTTTCGGACAAACCAAGATTATTATTATCTCTCAGAAATTCCACAACGAAAGAGCAGTATTTCTAGCTCAGAAAAACGGGATACAGGCTTTTGGGTATAATGCAGAAGATGTAAATAAATACGCAGGTTTAAAGACTAATTTGAGAGAGTATCTGGCAAAGGCTAAAGTATATTGGGATCTTATCCTTGGTGTACAGCCAAAATTTGGAGGAGAAAAGATTTTGATTCCTTAG
- a CDS encoding lipoprotein signal peptidase, which produces MKKILAITFLVLLIDQASKIYIKTHFELNESIPVIEGFFNKTFVENPGMAYGFHFGGIIGKYFLVILRIFLIGGMVYMFKKWIKEGASNYLLIPMAIIFAGAIGNLIDGMFYGMIFDSGTVYDASTDRWIGYGGVSKFVPFGQGYSTFMKGCVVDMLHFPVVDWYVPDSWPIIGGKHIEFFKYIFNVADSAITVGAAFLLIFRKKAFPNGLEF; this is translated from the coding sequence ATGAAAAAGATCTTAGCTATCACTTTTTTGGTATTATTGATAGACCAGGCTTCAAAAATTTACATCAAAACTCATTTTGAGCTGAATGAAAGTATTCCTGTTATAGAAGGTTTCTTCAATAAAACTTTTGTTGAAAACCCAGGAATGGCTTATGGATTTCATTTTGGTGGTATTATCGGAAAGTATTTTCTTGTCATCCTAAGGATTTTCCTGATTGGAGGAATGGTTTACATGTTTAAAAAATGGATCAAAGAAGGTGCCTCCAACTACCTTTTAATTCCAATGGCGATTATCTTTGCAGGAGCTATCGGAAACCTTATTGATGGCATGTTTTATGGAATGATCTTCGATAGCGGAACGGTGTATGATGCCAGTACAGACCGATGGATTGGTTATGGCGGGGTTTCAAAATTTGTTCCTTTCGGACAGGGATACTCTACTTTTATGAAAGGATGCGTTGTGGATATGCTTCACTTCCCAGTAGTGGACTGGTATGTTCCCGATAGCTGGCCTATCATTGGTGGAAAACATATTGAATTCTTTAAATATATTTTCAATGTTGCCGATTCAGCCATTACCGTAGGAGCTGCTTTCTTATTAATATTCAGAAAAAAAGCTTTCCCGAACGGACTTGAATTCTAA
- a CDS encoding DUF2683 family protein, giving the protein MESIIVHPKNSMELSALKSVLKEMNIKFEKAHVKSSYNGQKVVKKASDNKNARPASKPSKPKGE; this is encoded by the coding sequence ATGGAATCAATCATAGTACATCCTAAAAATTCTATGGAATTGAGCGCATTAAAAAGCGTTTTGAAAGAAATGAACATTAAATTTGAGAAAGCTCATGTGAAAAGTTCATATAACGGACAAAAAGTGGTTAAGAAAGCAAGCGATAATAAAAACGCAAGACCTGCTTCAAAACCTTCAAAACCTAAAGGAGAGTAA
- a CDS encoding DUF6576 domain-containing protein, giving the protein MSEVLILVIIVAAVLVFFNREWIRSRFFPPKHTNYTIDDQFNSDKRDREKEIDRLLSKMGKNGVNDLSEKDRKRLDELSKM; this is encoded by the coding sequence ATGAGCGAAGTATTAATATTGGTAATCATTGTGGCAGCAGTGCTGGTTTTTTTCAACAGAGAATGGATCAGAAGCAGATTCTTTCCTCCAAAGCACACAAACTACACTATTGATGACCAGTTTAATTCTGATAAACGTGACCGGGAGAAAGAAATAGACAGACTATTGAGTAAGATGGGCAAAAACGGAGTCAACGATCTATCTGAAAAAGATAGAAAAAGGCTTGACGAGTTGTCCAAAATGTAA